aaaattaacataatcaACTTGTTATTCTCTCTTTTCCCCTCGGCTCAAAACCATGAGTTTATAATTCCACACTTCTGTCTTTTCTCCCCCTCAGAATTGACAAACTCGCAATTATTGAGTTAAATAATCTAATATTATGTAGACCTACTGATTAAATCACATTTATGCTTTATTCAGCAGGGTAATCAAAACCAAAGATGACATCAAAATACTACAGTATTACCATCAGACAGCATTACTCTGCCATCGTAGCAACACAGTATTTCTGTTGTAAGCTTATTGGACTGCTAATTCACAAACCTAAACCAACCACATGACAACTTGACTAGTCTCACatctagtgatcgaccgatgtatctgtttaccgatatttttcccgatatttaagcatttttccataatcgggtatcggttttgtaatatcggattcgccgatttacggcgccatcttgtggccgttttgagaattacgccattgcagcccgggcgtctgaggagatcagtcaacaacaactcagtgcacaggtaaagtatatgttctacttggtttgctttaattaatcaactttatttaacataacagacatgcacaaatgagatctgagacataaattcctgatatagttaatttatgcagcttgtttctaaacagtTGAGAAGAAATCATTGAGTTACGTAGTGTTCGTCATGTCCTgctccaataaagacgtatctttacatgaattaaataaaacagacgttttgaaaatatgaaatacgagtgcatgttgaaaataaatttttttttttttattcttttattaacgttatgtgttttatgttctgtcgctgtcattctgttgtactgcggagcttctgtcacgaaaacaaattcctcgtaggctatgtgtaaacatacctggaaataaagctcattctgattctgattctgaaaagcgttgaatttaattctctatctgttgtatttgctcaccattagtctagaagagaaagttcgttcatattgcttagcaactgacggatgatctggaggcttaagcacggccactgaatgaaacttttgacaagattatcttgtttaaacaccctagattatattttcatttactatataacaattatttcgctaatacacatataaatatagcctaccgctttgtggaaattaattatttattatctccatgcgcgatcgcggttgattaagttatagtcaaacagcactttgtcagttggcatttcatgattaaacattagattaaatttagatcatgaaatgccaactgacaagtgctgtttaactttatatagtctcgggaaaaaaagttcgttcatattgctcagcacctgggttgatgatcaggaagcctcaagcaatgccactgaatgaaacttttgacaagattagctatcttgtttaaacacactagattatattatcatttactacataacaattatttcgctaatacacatatacatataccgctttgtggaaattaattatttattatctccatgcgcgatcgcggttgattaaattatagtcaaacagcactttgtcagttggcatttcatgatctaacgttagattgaatctagatcataaaatgccaactgacaagtgctgtttaattttatatagtcttgggaaaaaaagttcgttcatattgctcagcacctgactgggttgatgatcaggaagcctcaagcacggccactgcataaaatttttgaaggaagcaggcttacagggcagaatgctgaaagattCTGTTTtatacactaaaacctagttctgcttaactgggagtattaagttacactactaaatagctatgcactcctaaatagccctcccgcccccaccaatatgttagaatcatttttgtgctttatttttttacccgtttttatttttttttacctcatcaaagcttttattttaaaacaaagacacttagtaacagtgcagaggactcagacccctctatttatttgtgtataaatataaaaaaatttttttgtatgcaaggagggagtgattgttataaataaaatgtttttttttcagctcatttgtgttgtaataattgtcagaaacagaagtataacagtaaataaatatcggttctgcatatcggttatcgggtacataaacatgcaaataatcggtatcggtatcggttataaaaaatcaatatcggtcgatcactactcACATCACTTTAACAACCCGTCCTGAGGCCTGTTAACACAAACTGAGAAGGTGTGGACACAAAGctcgaatctgattggctgttcagAACATGAGCTTTGGCATAttatgtaaaacaacaacaacaggttaATTATTGAGGAGCTGGGTCACAGCTGCTTCTGAAAGACGACTGATAAAGCAAACTAAACCAGAGCGTGACCCTCCAAACACCTGACTAAGAAGAACAAACCAAACTAACgccagatttattaaaaaacaccGATATTTACACATCCTTCAAACAACATAAATTTATTCTCACACTAATTTGAAtggctttattttacatttttagcataAACCTCACAACATTTGGTTTATACAGTATGGatgattatatgtttatataactaAAGAGATTAAGAGATATGACCATGTTCAACaggttttgttgaaataaatagacatttgtgcatttggcagacacttttgcTTAAAGCAACTTTTTATCGATTCAtgcaaaaaaaggtttaaatgtcctaaaaaattttatttacttaagtAGAAAAATGTGTGAGATAATGACTTGTTTATTATCTTTTCAAATAATAAGCAAATTAGCAAGTTTCAGATGAATGCAGCTACAGTAAACAATCCCTCAGAAAGCAgcttggaagagaggggcggagtcagcagagctcattaacatttaaaggaacgtGCTACAAAACGGGTTGCTCTGAAAAGAGTTGTTTTTGACagtgttttttacactaccattgaaaaaTTTTAACCAAACGATGTTAcatacttttcattaagaccctaaagaaacTTGTGGAAAATGTGCATGGGAAAACACTTGAACAATCTTAATAAAACACGTCGGACGAACATCTGAAAAACAGTTGAAGTTGCTCAGAAACCCATTTCTACAGAATTGAAGTAGCTGCTAATTAAAGGCCTTCACTAAATCAGATTAACTCAGTCATCACATCACCGACAAACACAAAAGGTGTATTTGTTACGTATTCAGAAGCACGTTCAGCTCATTCCAACAAATGCATGAAAGCACGTGAACCACAGCCATAATGAGAGACACGCGCCCGATGAACCACACTAACACCTTAAAATACTAACGTATCAGACAGAAGTACTACGGTACACTTTAGTCAAACTGCCAGTTattagtttaataaaaacatgCCATCAAGAGGCAAAACAGCAACTCGGTGTCTGATTGCAAAAGAAAAACTTTGCACTGAAACACTGTAACAGGACAGAAAAGATGAACGCATTCAGACGCAAAACACTTTGatttcataattctgacttgTGTCTTGCAGATCTGAGAAAATTGCTcagaattatgacttttttttctctctcagggttaagagtttacatcttgcaattctgtttttctGCTTGCATCTTGGAATACAACATAAAGAAGCTAACTGTGACTTTTTAATCTCACAGTTctgaaacaaagtaaaaaaagaaaaagaaaaatctaaattgtgagggCTTCGATAGATATAAAACCACAGATCAAAGCATGCAAGTGTGTAAATAAAGCATTGTATGCACATGTGTTTTAAATGATGTGAGTGTTGAAGAGGAATCATGCTGAAACACATCACCAGTGGTTGCATCATCTAACTAGTATGAGCAGACTGACTAACGCAGATCTCACCGAGCACTGCTGACATCTCAGAGTTCAGTAACTTGTCctaaatgcattcatgcataaCTGACAAAGATGGACTATGAAACTTCTGCTGGATTACTGAACTACAATCTCAAATCACGTCACAGAGGCACTATTAAATGTCAATCAGAAAAGCATGACTTAGAGAGTATAATCAGACAGTCAATGGCGAATAGAGCTCAGACTCAGATCAGACCCACGCCACGTCTAGACCCTCAACTCACGCAGCATCTGCATCGACGCATGACGCTTCGAATGCGTGTTCTGTGTTCTGTGTTCTGTGTTCTGTGTTCTGTTGTGCATGCACGCTGATGGATATTATCACTGTACATCTGTGATTCATTCGCTTTTGCGTCATCGTGCGCTATAAAgcggttgtgtgtgtgtataaactcaCCCTGATCAGTTGTCTCAATGTCAGTGTTAACATCGTAAAACGACTTCTCCGGTTCCAGCAGGTTTTTACGTTCGCACGCTTTTCGTCCGTCGCCTAAATGACAGCTGCGGACTGACGCTAAGCGCGAGCGCTCACGGGAAATGTAGTCCTGACAGAAGCGGCAGCTGCGCAGTCGCTGGCCTACAAACTGACGTCATGACGCACAACATGGGGACTGAAGTGTTGTTTACATCTAATTGTATGTAATTTAATGCTATTAAGAGTTAAATGCGTTCTTTTAGGATTTCTTCTTTTGTTTCGTTGTCTTTTCCTGGTGTTTTTAGCGGTGGACACACTGAATTAGTTATATCAGTGTCTCTAGATACTatacgattattattatttttttgtaatgtactgaattcgtttttatttatttttttttccgtttggatttaattttagtaaaaaaattagTAAGTTTGagagttttttaaatatatctatttagtttttattattttaatttaagttttagttattttagtacatcaagttataaataaaaactaaatagtaAGTACTTTCCGTTGTAATtccatttatatactgtatgcgtTCATATATCATTCTACAAAAGTAGGACAAGTTTGGCATTATGAGGAGCTATCATAACGATTAACTATGAAATATATCAACACTTTATATCTTTAGTTTTACTACTGGAATTATTTTACACCACAATAATCTAACAGGAAGAATTAGCATTGATAAGCGTATAATGcacaacacaaaaacaaatactTACAAGCAATCCAATAATAAACAATCAgcaattacactgtaaaaaaaaaatccacttatttcaatttaaaagcaTAAGTTCTAATTTTAGGTATATTCCATTTGgctatacaattaatttaaacattaatataaaaatgactcaGGTTGAATCTCATTTAACTTAAAAATTGAAGTTGGTTAAATTAATTTGAAGagttaaagtaataaaaaaaaacatatgatgtACATATTTCACAGTGTAGAAGTGCTTTTTGCTTGTTTAACTCCAGTGATCAGAGTTCAGGCGACCTTAATAAAACAAACTCATCATGTGAAGAAAATGCACTTTTTATGCACAATAATTTACCATGGATTTACAGAAGAAGTACAGTGTCAGTATCACGTGAAGTGAATTGTAAGAAACTTCTTTGCAGTCTTGAGTCTTTCTTAAAGCAGCATCGTCAATCATTGGATAATAAATGCAGGTCAGACAggttagatttaattatttatttgtgataCATTATTTACACACAATTCCCCCCCGTATACTATACACATCATCAAGCAATGCTTTATTCACAGAACTGCTGCGCTCCTATCATATCTCTGATTCACAGACTGATCGGTGTCcagaaaataaagaaagacgCTTCCATTTGTCGCTCGACTTGAAAAACAAGAATGAAACGTGTCAGCATCTCATCCATATATTCCTCTTTGTGTCTCTTCAAGCTTTATTCAGAGTAAATAGATAAGCCATATCTTTAATTTCATCATATATATAAAGGTAATTCATACGGGGTTGAATAACATTctattaaatacattcatttgGATCTGTTTATTATTCCCTCTCAGAGTTCCTGCTGGATTTTGCTCAATGTTTTGACCATTAAACCTGGTTTACGACTCAAGAAAGCTTTTGGAGATTCTGCTGATGAATCtacactcttcaaaataaagcATCTTCATTCGTATTGATGGCTCCTTTAACATCCACAGAAACACTACAGGTTCTTAATAGCGGATAAAGCATCTTaagatcattaaaaatgttcttcactgacagaaaaaaaaggttaattttaaGATTTGGTTCACTTAACGCTTCTTTAAGTTTCTCTACGGacatctttattttaaagagtgtactTTAAGAGGAAAACTCAACCTTAATGGTTTTGCTTCATGAAAATTTTcttcaaatcaaaacaaattcAAGTTCCTGGTTGATTCATCATTACattgtaaagaaaataaacatttgtctTCATGACCATTAGTAAAATTTACCATTCATCTGTTATATAGACTGTTATGTTGACTTTAACTATCAGTCGAGTTTGTGAAACCCTGATCAGACCGATAACAGGTTTGTCATTAGCTATCAGTGAAAGATCTGAAGATACCACGAGCTGGTTTTCGTTTGAGATCCATCAGATCCATTCTGAAAGACATAAGCAGGATCAGTAGAAAAAACTGTCTAACAGTCGACGGACGAAAACGGACAAAAGCAATAAAGAAATCAATATTAAAgtggtcatcggatgcccatatTACACAAGTTCATATAATTCTTTAAGGTCTTAATGAAACGTTACAATTTCTCAGTGGTAATGTAAAAAACACCTTTTACCTGgtccaaaacagctcttttcaggaCAAACAGTTTTGtagcatgttcctttaaatgttaatgagctctgctgactccgcccctctcttccagtCACTCTCAATCACATTCATTGTGAAAcctgctaattagcacattattaggaaaggtgatttgcaaagattcattaaaaagccGTACTCTCACTTCTTCTGAATGTgaagctggatcatgaatgatttgCGTGAACATTGACACATTTATGTAGATCAGGAGcgcattcccttcagaaacaaatgtaatccGCTGCGTCTTCAGCGTGTCTTCagtattacatccaacaacaaaaaacctcaatcgcttaggagtagagatataacgattcactcaactcacgattcgattcaccttttttttttttatccaatgagATTTAAgagaaattatgaattaaatgtgtccttatattattgcttggacaaaatgctgaccatttctttgtaaaatgtaaaaatagcactataataatatactaatatagcacttttGGTTTTAATAGCtattattgtcctcatttgtaagtcaatttggataaaagcatctggtaaatgactaaatgtaattataatgtaaatgtaaataacaaaactaaccGAAACAGCAGACAACGAGAAGCAGATcaactctctgccagcaggtggagcttaaagtgtttccttggttaccgctgtaaacacagcagcgctgcacttatgaactttaatatgcatcatacagaggcaagatggaaagaaaaaataacatctaaacttttctaaagacagtaagttcccatcagacacacattcatataaactcctccCCTAATTGAATCGCGAtctgtttagcatctcaaccgaaTTGAATCATCACAAATCTGAATACATTttcaacttgtaaaagtgcatgtagcatccgatgacccctttaagagctTAAAAAATTAGGGTGGTTCTTTCTATATACAAAGAAAACATAATGCCTCGTGAAGTCCCAGCCGCTTCATCCCAAATACGGATGCTCGCTCTGAAAGTTGTAGTCCGGACAGACCTTCTGCACCAGCTTGTAGTCGAAGCTGAAGAAGGAGATGAAAATACAGATGACTTTGAAGGGTTTGGCGCAGAGCCAGGACGAGTGCGACTGGGTGTTTTCAGTGAAGCAGGTCTGCGATGGATCGTAAAGACAGGGTTTGGGTTTCTTGGAGCGGTCCGTCTTCTCGTACTCCACGCGACAGTTGAAGGCTTTGATGTCTTTGGGGTCGACGGTGGACTGGTGCTGCTGGTGGAACTGGATCTCCGGGTGAAGGGGTTTCTGGAGAACCTCAAACTCGACAATTTTGGACGGAGGAACGATGCTCACCGACACGTTCCCGAGACTGGAGGAGTTGTGGCGGAAGTAGACCGTGAACGTCCCGTTGACGTGGTCCACGATCTTCCCCGTCACCAGCAGACTGAACTTGAGCGTCTTGACGTTGAAGTAGAAGTCGCCCCAGCCGAAGATCTTTTTAGTCTTCATGGAGGTTTTGAGGGAGGGCTTGCGTTTGGGACGGTAGCCTGTGTGATCCTGGAGATGAGACTGGTTTCGCACCCATTCGTAGGGGTTCTGGAAGCTGAAGGTGGGTGGTTTGGGCTTCGTGGGAGTGTGGTCCAGCGTGGAGAATATCCTGGAGGTCTGGTGTGGAGGTTTGACGGCTCCTGATGGAGCGGGAACGCCGTATGGAAGGCTCTTGAAAACTGTGCTGGACGCTCCCTGCTCCAGATAATCCAGAGATTTGCCCACGTGTTTCTCCAAGCCATgcacctgcaaacacacacacacacacggaaacatcagaataaaaacaaaactgacatttgacttaatttttatatttttcagtcaaacagaaacaaaaaaggttgtaagACCAATAAAGcttgattttatttttggttaaaagcatttaaatatcttaatatattaCATCTATACcaatatgtaattatatttcaacattttaacatttagatttaattaaacaaaaaaaaatctaaaaaaataacgAACAAAGATTtgacttaaataataaaaatgcattaataattaaagaaatatttaattatatttaaacatttaaaatttacatgtaataattaaatactaaaaaatctttttaacaataacaaacaaaaagatttgaTTTTGAAACAAGAAATAACAAAGATGATGATTGTAAAACTAgttttagtcaaataaataaatatataaatataatatttaaaaataaaacaataatgataaatgtttaattattttaaactctATTAcaacatttcattattatatttaaaatttttaatgttataattaaatatgaaaaaatataatgataaacatatttaattattggaTTTAAATATAATAAGTCTTTAAAAATGGAAAACACACATTTGACTATGAAATATGACTAAGATGATCACTCTAATTAAGACTAATTAAGattcatttgattttaaataattaatttcatatgTATGGCCATGTTTAGAAAAGAATCTTAAAGACACTGTGTGCAGTATacactgttttcagcatttaataataaaaaataatatcgaAAAAGCTGAAAAGATGATAATTATTTCAAACAGAAGTACAGTATGCTTAAGCTGTGCtgatgtcacatgacctcatgTTTAATTCAGCTATTTTACTTTGTGTGTCTTAAATCACTACAATCATAAAATGAGTGGAAAAAGAGTTCCATTTGTCACACTGGGAATAGGGGTCAGACTgagtgcaatgcattgtgggatacagtgttCAGTTCTGTTGGTTATTTTTCAGTCACCTGTCACACTTTCCTCATGAATAGAATCAAACCAGACGCTACAGATTGCTTTTAAATATTTCTCTAAACtacatacacaatatattataatgtaatcgtatgaaaaaaacatgaatcaaTAATAAATCAGCAGTGCATTGATTCTGTGATGTGTTCAGTCCTGACGGATTCGGTCAGAAACACTGAATAATTAAACACCAAAAACACAATTGGATTTTACACATGTACCATTAGTGAAGAAATGATTATCAATGACTCAAGAAAAGCACATTTACTGCTTCAATCAGGATCAATAACACGCCACACACACGTCACATCTAGAACATTCTACAGAGGTGATTATTCTAGAGCGACGTTCATAATTCATACGCTGTCTCAAGCCCATCTCTCTGGGACATTTCTATTTTTACAGTTCATTTCATGTTGTTGACGCTGCTCTATTTACAGTGAGCTGCAGATCAGtgctgatgtcacttcctgtcttCAGTCCAGTGAGTGTGAGATATTAATAAAGACGGATTGactggaaacagaggcttctgctGCTTACAGTCTCTGATGCTACTCTGTTCTCTTCagacacacaccgacacacacagcATTCATCAGCGCGGctgcttatgtattcagtcagtAAATTAATTTGCTGCGCGTGTCTCAGAGCGATTGATTAAAGCTGTATAAGTGAGGGAATATTGAACACTGACAGTACAGATTAAAAGAAGAGCTGGAGACGGATGCTATCGACTGGAAGAGTGTTTGAGCAGTCGTTTCTCACTTCAGTGCAGCTGTAATGAAGAGTATTGAGAACTGAAACACCTCCAGTGAgtgaacacagacacaaacaagaCCTCTTCATCTAACAAAAACTATTATGTTATTAAaccagttaactaaaactaaatctaaaaccataaaaagtacttttgtattttacataaaataactgttaactgaaataaaaaaatatatactgtatacagtcatggccaaaaataacaCCACTcctggtaaatatgatcaaaaagggctgtgaaaattaatctgcattgttaatcatttttcatttaaaaatatttcacaataattgaTCCTTTCATAGGATAATGAGAATTtaatatgggggggggggatctatgtttttgatgtttttggatttatttcagctaaaacatttctcattttcattcagtttaatttgaagttttaaaataactaaaacttaaactgtAATAAGTAATACACATATaatctctttttttccttttttttcaaaaactaaaCTTGGATGCTGTTTTGAGATTCACCCCATTATTGAAAAAAGACTACTGAGAATATGcattgataaaaacaataaatgttataaaaaaacaaaaaaaaaattatatatatatatatatatatatatatatatatatatatatatatattcttttttttaataaataaaaaaacttaataatGACAAAGCAGGCTTCATTCTCggtctgttttttattattttaattttttatttagatattggGCAGAAATTTTGGATatgctgtttttaaattgttgtgaaaaaataatttattacactAGTGAAAATCAGCACTGATATAAAAAATGAGATGTGTTAGAAAAttagaatgtatgtaaaaaaaaaagttatattattttgcaaaaaaaaatcataatcatggAAAACCGGCTTTATTCTTTTTctacaaaacataattttttttttctattttttttgcaGAAGTGTGACCTGGACCTGCCGTTGTGAGCTGTGCATGGTATTAATAAAAGCTGAATTTCATTCTTGAAGACAAAACACAAAACGAGTTCATATCGCAGACGAGCTGAAGGAAGCTGTTAGCAGCTTTTCAATTGCAGTAGTCTGTAGACAGCAATATCAAATAGAAAGCTGCTGTCGATTACAACAGCTGGCACCGAAATACAGCGTTCCTCCTGATGTATAACACTCTCACGCTTTCCTTCTGCTTCATGCGCCGTCTCTCCACCGAGCAGGA
This genomic window from Carassius auratus strain Wakin unplaced genomic scaffold, ASM336829v1 scaf_tig00053202, whole genome shotgun sequence contains:
- the LOC113090188 gene encoding neurexophilin-2-like, coding for MHCTQSDPYSQCDKWNSFSTHFMIVHGLEKHVGKSLDYLEQGASSTVFKSLPYGVPAPSGAVKPPHQTSRIFSTLDHTPTKPKPPTFSFQNPYEWVRNQSHLQDHTGYRPKRKPSLKTSMKTKKIFGWGDFYFNVKTLKFSLLVTGKIVDHVNGTFTVYFRHNSSSLGNVSVSIVPPSKIVEFEVLQKPLHPEIQFHQQHQSTVDPKDIKAFNCRVEYEKTDRSKKPKPCLYDPSQTCFTENTQSHSSWLCAKPFKVICIFISFFSFDYKLVQKVCPDYNFQSEHPYLG